One window of Cupriavidus oxalaticus genomic DNA carries:
- a CDS encoding histidine kinase N-terminal 7TM domain-containing protein, producing MPSYPLVLLLTVAVVCCIGMAIATWPRRDDPTVQAFLVLAFGAVVWSGGRLLEISSTDLPGRILWAKIQYIGIVAVPIGWLVAMVHLSRPRYVVPWSRLWLPVMAAVVTVVLVFTNERHHLVWTRITLMPPGVAPGAVFEHGAGYAVAAFWSYSLLALSWFFLITAEVPNDALSRRGRVILAGGLALPLIAHVAYLNRWTGPLGGDLTPATFSLMAVLVWFCALRTHLDDIGHYARLRVFDALREGCVIVDAKGAVVEFNPAAAQLWPQLHRGSAVPAGWETALESAPGSAQGPAQGSAQAAPGLAPATPFVPPGAPFELAVERVERLDGRQIGSLVFMRDISRFQSRELALTARLGQTEEQLWQVQADLDVDALTGIPNRRYFQRESLAAVTRAHERGQPLGLLILDVDLFKQYNDLHGHLAGDDCLRQIACALAGTVTGEQFCARLGGEEFAAVLPGASREETRDVARRMVAAVRELGIAHRGTPVQPVVTISVGAVCAVPESPRLEPLLHRADSAMYRAKRAGRNRYMVDGEAA from the coding sequence CTCATATCCACTGGTCCTGCTGCTCACCGTCGCCGTCGTCTGCTGCATCGGCATGGCCATAGCCACCTGGCCCCGGCGCGACGACCCCACCGTCCAGGCGTTCCTGGTGCTGGCCTTCGGCGCGGTGGTCTGGAGCGGCGGACGCCTGCTTGAGATCAGTTCGACCGACCTGCCCGGGCGCATCCTGTGGGCCAAGATCCAGTACATCGGCATCGTCGCGGTGCCGATCGGCTGGCTGGTGGCGATGGTGCACCTGAGCCGCCCGCGCTACGTGGTGCCATGGTCGCGGCTGTGGCTGCCGGTGATGGCGGCAGTGGTGACAGTAGTGCTGGTCTTCACCAATGAGCGGCACCACCTGGTCTGGACGCGCATTACGCTGATGCCGCCCGGGGTCGCGCCCGGCGCGGTGTTCGAGCATGGCGCGGGCTACGCCGTGGCGGCCTTCTGGTCTTACTCGCTGCTGGCGCTGAGCTGGTTTTTCCTGATCACGGCCGAAGTGCCCAACGACGCCCTGTCGCGCCGCGGCCGCGTCATCCTGGCCGGCGGCCTGGCGCTGCCGCTGATTGCCCATGTGGCTTACCTGAACCGCTGGACCGGCCCGCTGGGCGGCGACCTGACCCCGGCCACGTTTTCGCTGATGGCGGTACTGGTGTGGTTCTGCGCGCTGCGCACGCACCTCGACGATATCGGCCACTACGCCCGGCTGCGCGTGTTCGACGCGTTGCGCGAGGGCTGTGTGATCGTCGACGCCAAGGGCGCGGTGGTGGAATTCAACCCCGCCGCGGCCCAGCTGTGGCCGCAGCTGCACCGCGGCAGCGCGGTGCCGGCAGGATGGGAGACGGCACTGGAATCGGCGCCGGGATCGGCTCAGGGACCGGCTCAGGGATCGGCTCAGGCTGCGCCCGGCCTTGCGCCCGCCACGCCGTTCGTGCCGCCGGGTGCCCCGTTCGAGCTGGCTGTCGAACGCGTCGAGCGCCTGGACGGCAGGCAGATCGGCAGCCTGGTGTTCATGCGCGACATCAGCCGCTTCCAGTCGCGCGAGCTGGCGCTGACCGCGCGCCTCGGCCAGACCGAGGAGCAGCTGTGGCAGGTGCAGGCCGACCTCGACGTCGACGCGCTCACCGGCATCCCCAACCGGCGCTACTTCCAGCGCGAGTCGCTCGCCGCCGTGACCCGCGCGCATGAGCGCGGCCAGCCGCTGGGGCTGCTGATCCTGGATGTCGACCTGTTCAAGCAGTACAACGACCTGCACGGCCACCTGGCGGGCGACGACTGCCTGCGCCAGATCGCCTGCGCGCTGGCCGGCACGGTAACGGGCGAGCAGTTCTGCGCGCGGCTGGGCGGCGAGGAATTCGCGGCGGTGCTGCCCGGCGCATCGCGCGAAGAGACTCGCGACGTGGCGCGCCGCATGGTCGCCGCGGTGCGCGAGCTTGGCATCGCGCACCGCGGCACGCCGGTGCAGCCCGTGGTGACGATCAGCGTGGGCGCGGTCTGCGCCGTGCCCGAGTCGCCGCGGCTGGAGCCGCTGCTGCACCGCGCCGACAGCGCGATGTACCGCGCCAAGCGCGCGGGCCGCAACCGGTACATGGTGGATGGCGAAGCGGCCTGA
- the ubiT gene encoding ubiquinone anaerobic biosynthesis accessory factor UbiT → MNANTSPLHKLMAGVHRRMPARARALPLVAALELARRAGWLEPPAALEGHVFLLTVQDLGLEVPFRCEGGCFRTAGAGSGEPALTLRAAAVDYLRLLGGEADTDTLFFQRKLVISGDTALGLEVKYWLDAAPRPAWVSQAAARLVALQGALTVRAG, encoded by the coding sequence ATGAATGCGAACACAAGCCCATTGCACAAGCTGATGGCCGGCGTGCACCGGCGCATGCCGGCGCGGGCGCGCGCGCTGCCGCTGGTGGCAGCGCTGGAACTGGCGCGGCGCGCCGGCTGGCTGGAGCCGCCGGCCGCGCTGGAAGGCCATGTATTCCTGCTGACGGTGCAGGACCTGGGGCTGGAAGTGCCGTTCCGCTGCGAAGGCGGGTGCTTCCGCACCGCCGGTGCCGGCAGCGGCGAACCCGCGCTGACGCTGCGCGCCGCCGCGGTCGACTACCTGCGGCTGCTCGGCGGCGAGGCCGACACCGACACGCTGTTCTTCCAGCGCAAGCTGGTGATCAGCGGCGACACCGCGCTCGGGCTCGAGGTCAAGTACTGGCTCGATGCGGCGCCGCGGCCGGCGTGGGTCAGCCAGGCGGCGGCGCGGCTGGTGGCGCTGCAGGGCGCGCTGACGGTACGCGCGGGTTAG
- a CDS encoding U32 family peptidase — protein sequence MPDTATATAPRAVSQHTAPQFGIALGPLLYYWPRERVLQFYAAVADAPVDRVYLGETVCTRRHELRHAQWLEIAQMLRDAGKEVVLSTPVLVESDTDIAWMRRACEQHDYLVEANDLGAVRCMGGRPFIAGPHLNVYHADTLAWLSGLGAAGCVVPVEMDGRTLAALAAARPGGVGVETFVWGRMPLAFSARCFTARHHRLRKDSCEFRCMDYPDGLVAATGEGQAFFTLNGVQTQSATCLDLCAEALAMAAMGVDMLRVSPHSTGTLEVVQQLAAIRAGERAPAPSGIAPAGAQPCNGYWHGGAGIAWEARA from the coding sequence ATGCCCGATACCGCCACGGCGACCGCGCCTCGAGCTGTCTCGCAACATACTGCACCGCAATTCGGCATCGCCCTCGGCCCGCTGCTGTACTACTGGCCGCGCGAGCGCGTGCTGCAGTTCTACGCCGCCGTCGCCGATGCCCCGGTGGACCGCGTCTACCTCGGCGAGACCGTCTGCACGCGGCGCCACGAACTGCGCCACGCGCAGTGGCTGGAGATTGCGCAGATGCTGCGCGATGCCGGCAAGGAGGTGGTGTTGTCCACCCCGGTGCTGGTGGAGTCCGATACCGACATCGCCTGGATGCGCCGCGCCTGCGAGCAGCACGACTACCTGGTCGAGGCCAATGACCTTGGCGCGGTGCGCTGCATGGGCGGGCGGCCTTTCATCGCCGGCCCGCACCTGAACGTCTACCACGCCGACACGCTGGCGTGGCTGTCCGGGCTGGGCGCGGCCGGCTGCGTCGTGCCGGTGGAAATGGACGGCCGCACGCTGGCCGCGCTGGCCGCGGCGCGGCCGGGTGGCGTTGGCGTCGAAACCTTTGTCTGGGGCCGCATGCCGCTGGCGTTCTCGGCGCGCTGCTTCACTGCGCGCCACCATCGGCTGCGCAAGGACAGCTGCGAATTCCGCTGCATGGACTACCCCGACGGCCTGGTCGCCGCCACCGGCGAAGGCCAGGCGTTCTTCACGCTCAACGGCGTGCAGACCCAGAGCGCGACCTGCCTCGACCTGTGCGCCGAGGCGCTCGCCATGGCCGCGATGGGCGTGGACATGCTGCGCGTCAGCCCGCACTCGACCGGCACGCTGGAGGTGGTGCAACAACTGGCGGCGATCCGCGCGGGCGAGCGCGCGCCGGCGCCCAGCGGCATCGCCCCGGCGGGGGCGCAGCCCTGCAACGGCTACTGGCACGGCGGCGCCGGCATTGCGTGGGAGGCACGGGCATGA
- the ubiU gene encoding ubiquinone anaerobic biosynthesis protein UbiU, whose amino-acid sequence MTTASTGPDAATVAPACAPRRPQLVAPAGSLAALRMALQHGADAVYLGLRDATNARNFGGLNFTEADIRTGVAEAHARGAEVLFAINTFAQMGAVPQWHRAVDAAAELGADAVIMADAGLMGYACERHPRLRLHLSVQGSATHADAIELMRERFNIRRVVLPRVLSLAQIGKLARQTSVELEVFGFGSLCVMAEGRCLLSSYATGDSPNNKGVCSPAHAVRWTEQDGTMQARLSGILIDSYAPGEPAGYPTLCKGRFEVEGERGYVLEEPTSLNALSLLPALVGMGIAAIKIEGRQRSPRYVADVVGVLRAAIDDACGDPARFAPRQEWQATLGRHAEGDQVTQGAYDRPWR is encoded by the coding sequence ATGACAACTGCCTCTACTGGCCCGGATGCGGCCACCGTCGCGCCTGCCTGCGCGCCACGCCGGCCCCAGCTGGTTGCGCCCGCCGGCTCGCTGGCGGCGCTGCGCATGGCGCTGCAGCACGGCGCCGACGCGGTCTACCTGGGCCTGCGCGATGCCACCAATGCGCGCAACTTCGGCGGCCTGAACTTTACCGAGGCCGACATCCGCACCGGCGTCGCCGAAGCCCACGCCCGCGGCGCCGAAGTGCTGTTCGCGATCAACACCTTCGCGCAGATGGGTGCGGTGCCGCAGTGGCACCGCGCCGTCGACGCCGCGGCGGAACTGGGTGCCGACGCGGTCATCATGGCCGACGCCGGCCTGATGGGCTACGCCTGCGAGCGCCATCCGCGGCTGCGCCTGCACCTGTCGGTGCAGGGCTCGGCCACGCATGCCGATGCCATCGAGCTGATGCGCGAGCGCTTCAATATCCGCCGCGTGGTGCTGCCGCGCGTGCTGTCGCTGGCGCAGATCGGCAAGCTGGCGCGGCAGACCAGCGTCGAGCTGGAAGTATTCGGCTTCGGCAGCCTGTGCGTGATGGCCGAAGGGCGCTGCCTGCTGTCGTCGTACGCGACCGGGGATTCGCCCAACAACAAGGGGGTCTGCTCGCCCGCGCACGCGGTGCGCTGGACCGAGCAGGACGGCACCATGCAGGCGCGCCTGTCAGGCATCCTGATCGACAGCTACGCGCCCGGCGAGCCGGCCGGCTATCCGACCTTGTGCAAGGGCCGCTTCGAGGTGGAGGGCGAGCGCGGCTACGTGCTGGAAGAGCCCACCAGCCTCAATGCGCTGTCCCTGCTGCCGGCGCTGGTCGGCATGGGCATCGCTGCGATCAAGATCGAAGGCCGGCAGCGCAGCCCGCGCTACGTCGCCGATGTGGTCGGCGTGCTGCGCGCCGCCATCGACGACGCCTGTGGCGATCCCGCACGCTTTGCGCCGCGCCAGGAGTGGCAGGCCACGCTGGGCCGCCATGCCGAGGGCGACCAGGTGACCCAGGGCGCCTACGACCGGCCATGGCGGTGA
- a CDS encoding NAD(P)H-dependent flavin oxidoreductase produces the protein MNEHWLKLAGRRLLPIVQGGMGIGISAHRLAGAVARENGVGTIASIDLRHHHPDLMARTRGVRDKAGIEAANLEALDREIRAARTLSEGRGLIAVNVMKAVGSHASLVRQACESGADAIVMGAGLPLDLPELAAGHPGVALIPILSESRGIGLVLRRWMKKGRLPDAIVVEHPAHAGGHLGAATIQDLSEPRFSFSRVLAECRDLFQSLGLAWDSIPLILAGGIDSHAKVRHWLNEGAAAVQLGTAFAVTEECDAHPAFKQVLATARPETLREFTSVAGLPARAVLTPWLSRYLSSEARLQRRAKVRECLEGFDCLQSCGLRDGIARIGQFCIDLKLAQAVRGDVERGLFFRGRGALPFGEAIRPVAELIHYLMTGEKPAALASAKVAATA, from the coding sequence ATGAACGAACACTGGCTGAAGCTGGCCGGCCGCCGCCTGTTGCCCATCGTGCAGGGCGGCATGGGCATCGGCATCTCGGCGCACCGGCTTGCCGGCGCAGTGGCACGCGAGAACGGCGTGGGCACCATCGCCAGCATCGACCTGCGCCACCACCATCCCGACCTGATGGCGCGCACCCGCGGCGTGCGCGACAAGGCGGGCATCGAAGCCGCCAACCTCGAGGCGCTCGACCGCGAGATCCGCGCCGCGCGCACGCTGTCGGAAGGCCGCGGGCTGATCGCGGTCAACGTGATGAAGGCGGTGGGCTCGCATGCCTCGCTGGTGCGCCAGGCGTGCGAAAGCGGCGCCGATGCCATCGTGATGGGCGCAGGGCTGCCGCTGGACCTGCCCGAGCTGGCCGCCGGCCACCCCGGGGTGGCGCTGATCCCGATCCTGTCGGAATCCCGCGGCATCGGCCTGGTGCTGCGCCGCTGGATGAAGAAGGGCCGCCTGCCCGATGCCATCGTGGTCGAGCACCCGGCCCATGCCGGCGGCCACCTTGGCGCCGCCACCATCCAGGACCTGTCCGAGCCGCGCTTTTCGTTCTCGCGCGTGCTGGCCGAGTGCCGCGACCTGTTCCAGTCGCTGGGGCTGGCATGGGACAGCATCCCGCTGATTCTCGCCGGCGGCATCGACAGCCATGCCAAGGTGCGCCACTGGCTCAACGAGGGCGCCGCCGCGGTGCAGCTCGGCACCGCCTTTGCCGTCACCGAGGAATGCGATGCGCATCCGGCCTTCAAGCAGGTGCTGGCCACGGCGCGGCCCGAGACGCTGCGCGAGTTCACCAGCGTGGCCGGCCTGCCGGCGCGCGCGGTGCTGACGCCGTGGCTGTCGCGCTACCTGTCGAGCGAAGCCAGGCTGCAGCGCCGCGCCAAGGTACGAGAGTGCCTGGAAGGGTTCGATTGCCTGCAATCGTGCGGCCTGCGCGACGGCATTGCGCGCATCGGCCAGTTCTGCATCGACCTCAAGCTCGCGCAGGCGGTACGTGGCGACGTGGAACGCGGGCTGTTCTTCCGCGGCAGGGGCGCGCTGCCGTTCGGCGAGGCGATCCGCCCGGTGGCCGAGCTGATCCACTACCTGATGACAGGGGAAAAGCCAGCGGCGCTGGCTTCTGCCAAGGTGGCCGCTACGGCCTGA